One segment of bacterium DNA contains the following:
- a CDS encoding imidazolonepropionase: MKPAPKAELLIRGIGQLATLAGPEGPRRGAALGELGLVAQGALAAAGGRILAAGPEAAVLAACEPAPDCLEIAAGGALVTPAYVDPHTHALFGRYRYEEFALRVAGRPYLEIAAAGGGIHASVADFRCRSDEELLALSRPRLKRMLLAGSATIEVKTGYGLDLEQELRGLRLIAGLAEELAVRLVPTFLGAHEIPPERRADRADYVEEIVGVWLPAVAAQGIARFADVFCEPTVFTLAESERLLRAAQALGLGAKLHADEIAPGYGAAALAAGLGAVSAEHLIAMAERDIAALAAAPTVAVLLPATSLGLASTQFAPARRLVDAGAAVALATDYNPGSSCCESMGLVLALAASALRLSPAEALCAATHNAAWACGEGRETGSLLPGKRADLILHDAADYRELPYHIGFPSARLVFAAGRRLAFAPEECRDRPLEIT; this comes from the coding sequence ATGAAGCCAGCGCCGAAGGCGGAACTGCTCATCCGGGGCATCGGCCAGCTCGCGACCCTCGCGGGGCCGGAGGGGCCACGGCGCGGGGCTGCGCTGGGGGAGCTGGGGCTCGTCGCCCAAGGTGCACTGGCCGCCGCCGGCGGCCGCATTCTCGCTGCCGGCCCGGAGGCCGCCGTGCTGGCCGCCTGCGAGCCCGCGCCCGACTGCCTGGAGATCGCCGCCGGCGGCGCCCTCGTGACGCCGGCCTACGTGGACCCGCACACGCACGCCCTCTTCGGGCGCTACCGCTACGAGGAGTTCGCGCTGCGGGTGGCGGGGCGGCCCTACCTGGAGATCGCCGCCGCCGGCGGGGGTATCCACGCGAGCGTCGCCGACTTCCGCTGCCGCAGCGACGAGGAGCTGCTCGCGCTGAGCCGGCCGCGCCTGAAGCGCATGCTGCTGGCCGGCAGCGCCACCATCGAAGTCAAGACCGGCTATGGCCTGGATCTCGAGCAGGAGCTGAGAGGGCTGCGCCTGATCGCCGGCCTCGCGGAGGAACTGGCGGTCAGGCTGGTGCCCACCTTCCTCGGCGCCCATGAGATCCCGCCCGAGCGGCGCGCGGACCGCGCGGACTACGTGGAGGAGATCGTCGGCGTCTGGCTGCCGGCCGTCGCCGCGCAGGGGATCGCGCGCTTCGCCGACGTCTTCTGCGAGCCGACGGTCTTCACCCTCGCCGAGAGCGAACGCCTCCTCCGGGCGGCGCAGGCCCTGGGCCTGGGGGCCAAGCTGCACGCCGACGAGATCGCGCCTGGCTACGGCGCTGCGGCCCTGGCCGCTGGCCTGGGCGCCGTGAGCGCCGAGCACCTGATCGCAATGGCCGAGCGCGACATCGCCGCCCTGGCGGCGGCGCCGACGGTGGCCGTGCTCCTGCCGGCCACCAGCCTCGGCCTCGCGAGCACGCAGTTCGCCCCCGCGCGGCGCCTCGTCGACGCCGGCGCGGCCGTGGCCCTGGCCACCGACTACAACCCGGGCTCGAGCTGCTGCGAGTCGATGGGCCTCGTGCTCGCCCTGGCGGCGAGCGCCCTGCGCCTCTCCCCCGCCGAGGCCCTCTGCGCGGCGACGCACAACGCCGCCTGGGCTTGCGGCGAGGGCCGCGAGACAGGCAGCCTGCTGCCCGGCAAGCGGGCCGACCTGATCCTCCACGACGCCGCCGACTACCGGGAACTGCCCTATCACATCGGCTTCCCCTCGGCGCGCCTCGTCTTCGCCGCCGGGCGGCGTCTCGCCTTCGCGCCGGAGGAGTGCCGCGATCGTCCGCTAGAAATCACGTAA
- the hutU gene encoding urocanate hydratase has product MLELHPGEVKAPRGAALHCKGWLQEAALRMLMNNLDPEVAEKPAELVVYGGTGKAARNWACFEAIVKALTELTGEETLLVQSGKPVAIFRTHPDAPRVLIVNSQLVPAWANWEHFWALEKQGLMMYGQMTAGSWIYIGTQGILQGTYETLAEAARQHFGGTLKGTLTLTGGLGGMGGAQPLAVTMNEGVALVVEVDEARIDRRLAHRYLDRKSRDLDEALALCRAAKARGEALSVGLLGNVAEIFPALVARGVTPELVTDQTSAHDPLNGYIPAGLSLAEAAALRERDPEAHVRRAYASMAAQVRAMLILQERGSVAFDYGNNLRGGAVKGGEPRAFDFPGFVPAFVRPLFCEGKGPFRWAALSGDPADIARTDRAILELFPEDAALARWIRLAGEKVKYQGLPSRICWLGYGERAKAGLAFNALVASGELSAPIVIGRDHLDSGSVASPYRETEGMLDGSDAVADWPLLNALLNAVGGATWVSLHHGGGVGIGNSIHAGMVIVADGTPAAAARLERVLTCDPGTGVMRHADAGYPKALAVAAERGLRTPLLR; this is encoded by the coding sequence ATGCTCGAGCTGCATCCCGGAGAGGTCAAGGCGCCGCGCGGCGCCGCGCTCCATTGCAAGGGTTGGCTGCAGGAGGCCGCCCTGCGCATGCTGATGAACAACCTCGATCCCGAGGTGGCCGAGAAGCCGGCCGAGCTCGTCGTCTACGGCGGCACGGGCAAGGCGGCCCGCAACTGGGCCTGCTTCGAGGCGATCGTGAAGGCCCTCACGGAACTGACGGGTGAGGAGACCCTGCTCGTGCAGTCGGGCAAGCCGGTCGCCATCTTCCGCACCCACCCGGACGCGCCGCGCGTGCTGATCGTCAACAGTCAGCTGGTGCCCGCCTGGGCGAACTGGGAGCACTTCTGGGCGCTGGAGAAGCAGGGCCTGATGATGTACGGCCAGATGACGGCCGGCTCCTGGATCTACATCGGAACGCAGGGCATCCTCCAGGGCACCTACGAGACCCTCGCCGAGGCGGCGCGCCAGCACTTCGGCGGTACGCTGAAGGGGACGCTGACCCTCACCGGCGGCCTCGGCGGCATGGGCGGCGCCCAGCCCCTGGCCGTGACGATGAACGAGGGCGTCGCCCTCGTCGTCGAGGTCGACGAGGCGCGCATCGACCGCCGCCTCGCGCACCGCTACCTCGACCGCAAGAGCCGCGATCTGGACGAGGCGCTCGCCCTCTGCCGGGCCGCCAAGGCGCGCGGCGAGGCGCTCAGCGTGGGCCTCCTGGGCAACGTCGCCGAGATCTTCCCCGCTCTCGTCGCGCGCGGGGTGACGCCGGAACTGGTGACCGACCAGACCAGCGCGCACGACCCCCTGAATGGCTACATCCCCGCCGGGCTCTCCCTCGCCGAGGCCGCCGCCCTGCGCGAGCGCGACCCCGAGGCGCACGTGCGGCGCGCCTACGCCTCGATGGCCGCGCAGGTGCGCGCGATGCTGATCCTGCAGGAGCGCGGCAGTGTGGCCTTCGACTACGGCAACAACCTGCGCGGCGGCGCCGTCAAGGGCGGCGAGCCGCGCGCCTTCGACTTCCCCGGCTTCGTACCGGCCTTCGTGCGCCCGCTCTTCTGCGAGGGCAAGGGCCCCTTCCGCTGGGCCGCGCTCTCGGGCGATCCGGCCGACATCGCGCGTACGGACCGCGCCATCCTGGAGCTCTTCCCGGAGGACGCCGCCCTCGCGCGCTGGATCCGCCTCGCCGGCGAGAAGGTCAAGTACCAGGGCCTGCCGAGCCGCATCTGCTGGCTGGGCTACGGCGAGCGCGCAAAGGCCGGGCTCGCCTTCAACGCGCTCGTGGCGAGCGGCGAGCTCAGCGCGCCGATCGTGATCGGGCGCGACCATCTCGACAGCGGTTCGGTGGCCAGCCCCTACCGGGAAACCGAGGGCATGCTGGACGGCAGCGACGCGGTGGCCGACTGGCCCCTGCTCAACGCCCTGCTGAACGCGGTGGGCGGGGCGACCTGGGTGTCCCTCCACCACGGCGGCGGCGTCGGCATCGGCAACTCGATCCACGCCGGCATGGTGATCGTCGCCGACGGCACCCCGGCCGCCGCGGCGCGCCTGGAGCGCGTGCTGACTTGCGATCCGGGGACGGGCGTCATGCGCCACGCGGACGCGGGCTATCCCAAGGCCCTCGCGGTGGCCGCCGAGCGCGGCCTGCGCACGCCGCTCCTGCGATGA